The genomic interval CCGCCACGCCGGGTCAGCCCCCGCCCGCCGGGCCGTCGGTGCAGCTTGGACATCACGATCGCCTGGGCGGCCCGAATGCGTCGTGGAACTCCGTTCACGCGAGCCGCGGGTGCAGCCAGCAGAACCTGGTCTCGACCGGCGGAGCGGGCCTCCTGTACTGCTTCTCGCCGGGCCCGCGCTGACCGAAGAGGCTGCCCCTCGCCCGGACGGGCGGGGGGCAGCGACGTCTTTGGCGTGCTGTCAGCCGGCAGTCGAGGCCACGGCGTTCACTTTGCAGCCAGCTGCGCGCGCAGGAACTTCACGCCGTCGAACGCGATCGAGTCCACCGTCGGCGCCAGGTCTCGCCAGATCGCCGCGGCGGCAGACAACTCGCCGAGCGCGAACCCGAAGCTCTCGATCACCATCCAGCGGTCGTAGCCGATCGACCTCAGCGTGGTGAAGAACTCGCGCCAGGCGACGTGCCCCGTGCCGGGCGTGCCGCGATCGTTCTCGCAGGTGTGCAGGTGCTTCAGGTGCGGCGCGGCCGCGCGCAGCGCCTCGCCGACCGTCTTCTCCTCGATGTTGGCGTGGAACGTATCGAACAGCAGGCCGATCGACGGATGCCCGACGGCGTCGCAGAACTTCGCGCCGTCGGCGGCCGTGTTCAGGAAATACGTCTCGAAGCGGTTCAGCGGCTCGATCCCGATCTCGACGCCGGCGTCGGCGGCCACCGGCGCGAGCGCCTGCCAGGTCTCCACTCCCCATTTCCACTCATCCGCGGTCCGCCGCACGCCGGTCAGATAGCCGACCGGCGAGTACATCGGCCCGGACAGGATCGTCGCGCCCGCTTCGGCGGTCTGCCGGATGCACGCCGTGAGATGCTCACGCGTCCGCGCCCGGACGGCGGCGTCGGACGAGCCGATGTGCATCCCCGCCGGCACGACGCTGACCGCCGTCGCTTCGAGCCCGGCGCGCTCGAGCTCGCGGCGGATGGCGGTCGCGGGAAGGTTCTTCGGATCGAGCACCGCGAACTCGATGCCGTCGAACCCGCCCTCCTTGATCCCTGCCAGGCGGTGGAAATCCGCGGGGCCGAAATGCACGCC from Vicinamibacterales bacterium carries:
- a CDS encoding sugar phosphate isomerase/epimerase family protein translates to MKIGVNTFLWGVHFGPADFHRLAGIKEGGFDGIEFAVLDPKNLPATAIRRELERAGLEATAVSVVPAGMHIGSSDAAVRARTREHLTACIRQTAEAGATILSGPMYSPVGYLTGVRRTADEWKWGVETWQALAPVAADAGVEIGIEPLNRFETYFLNTAADGAKFCDAVGHPSIGLLFDTFHANIEEKTVGEALRAAAPHLKHLHTCENDRGTPGTGHVAWREFFTTLRSIGYDRWMVIESFGFALGELSAAAAIWRDLAPTVDSIAFDGVKFLRAQLAAK